A genomic window from Sorex araneus isolate mSorAra2 chromosome 2, mSorAra2.pri, whole genome shotgun sequence includes:
- the CD83 gene encoding CD83 antigen isoform X2, with protein MACAPRRAPPASRRPPLLPLALAALWLPLAAGGPAPAVREVTVACAADVALPCTAPRDPRGSYSVSWAKLEKDGEERMEHRQGAPAHTQQQQESVEAPGESLYFLKIRNATGCDSGTYRCTLEERDGPRNRSGTVTLRVTGCPKEHREENFNKYRADIILLVVLVIFYLTLIIFTCFARHQSIFPDFSKPAVEQGFLPVTSTNKHQEPVTSFKVEPV; from the exons ATGGCCTGCGCCCCCCGGCGCGCGCCCCCCGCTTCCCGGAGGCCCCCGCTGCTCCCGCTGGCCCTGGCCGCGCTCTGGCTGCCCCTGGCAGCCGGCGGCCCGGCGCCCGCCGTGCGGGAGGTGACCGTGGCCTGCGCCGCGGACGTGGCCTTGCCCTGCACCGCCCCCCGGGACCCGCGGGGGTCCTACTCCGTCTCCTGGGCCAAG CTGGAGAAGGACGGTGAGGAGAGGATGGAACACCGGCAGGGAGCACCGGCCCACACTCAGCAGCAGCAGGAGTCTGTGGAGGCTCCTGGGGAAAGTCTGTATTTTCTAAAGATCCGAAATGCTACAGGCTGTGACTCGGGCACCTACCGATGCACCCTGGAGGAACGCGACGGGCCAAGGAACCGGAGTGGCACGGTGACCTTGAGAGTGACAG GATGCCCCAAGGAACACAGAGAAGAGAATTTTAACAAGTACAGAGCTGACATAAtcctgctggtggtgctggtCATCTTCTACCTAACGCTCATCATTTTCACCTGT tttGCACGCCATCAgagtatttttccagatttttctaaACCTGCCGTGGAACAGGGTTTTCTCCCTGTCACCTCCACAAATAAGCATCAGGAACCAGTGACATCCTTCAAGGTAGAACCAGTCTGA
- the CD83 gene encoding CD83 antigen isoform X1 produces MACAPRRAPPASRRPPLLPLALAALWLPLAAGGPAPAVREVTVACAADVALPCTAPRDPRGSYSVSWAKLEKDGEERMEHRQGAPAHTQQQQESVEAPGESLYFLKIRNATGCDSGTYRCTLEERDGPRNRSGTVTLRVTGCPKEHREENFNKYRADIILLVVLVIFYLTLIIFTCKFARHQSIFPDFSKPAVEQGFLPVTSTNKHQEPVTSFKVEPV; encoded by the exons ATGGCCTGCGCCCCCCGGCGCGCGCCCCCCGCTTCCCGGAGGCCCCCGCTGCTCCCGCTGGCCCTGGCCGCGCTCTGGCTGCCCCTGGCAGCCGGCGGCCCGGCGCCCGCCGTGCGGGAGGTGACCGTGGCCTGCGCCGCGGACGTGGCCTTGCCCTGCACCGCCCCCCGGGACCCGCGGGGGTCCTACTCCGTCTCCTGGGCCAAG CTGGAGAAGGACGGTGAGGAGAGGATGGAACACCGGCAGGGAGCACCGGCCCACACTCAGCAGCAGCAGGAGTCTGTGGAGGCTCCTGGGGAAAGTCTGTATTTTCTAAAGATCCGAAATGCTACAGGCTGTGACTCGGGCACCTACCGATGCACCCTGGAGGAACGCGACGGGCCAAGGAACCGGAGTGGCACGGTGACCTTGAGAGTGACAG GATGCCCCAAGGAACACAGAGAAGAGAATTTTAACAAGTACAGAGCTGACATAAtcctgctggtggtgctggtCATCTTCTACCTAACGCTCATCATTTTCACCTGT aagtttGCACGCCATCAgagtatttttccagatttttctaaACCTGCCGTGGAACAGGGTTTTCTCCCTGTCACCTCCACAAATAAGCATCAGGAACCAGTGACATCCTTCAAGGTAGAACCAGTCTGA